In Janthinobacterium rivuli, a single genomic region encodes these proteins:
- a CDS encoding MFS transporter translates to MKKWLTLAIVSSALFLIVVDMTVLYTALPALTRDLQATSSQKLWIINVYALVVSGLLPGLGTLGDRLSHKPVFLAGLAVFGIASLCAAFSPAPELLIFSRILLAIGAALMMPATLSIIRLTFTDNRERSFAIGVWAAIASGGAAFGPVLGGFLMEHYWWGSVFLINVPIVLLTLVLAAVVLPKRAGNRDKPWDLKGSLQIMMGLLGGVYAIKELGKSQPSYALAAASFAVGAFFMLKFVRRQKRQAKPLIDFALFRELPFSSAVAAAMVASAALIGMELALSQHMQLVRELSPLEAGLLLLPLPLASVFAGPLTGFMLPRADKAKVLWGSLLLSGIGMAAYLVLHDAAVSAQVASLVILGLGLGAVMTAASSAVMLNVAPQQAGMAASIEEVSYELGAVIGVTVLGTILSAVYSATLVIPESAGLLPNAHDTLDAALLAAEQLPAELGLQVSELARSAFDKAFIVVLATASAILMAAAATIRHLHLRARRAA, encoded by the coding sequence ATGAAAAAATGGCTGACGCTGGCCATCGTCTCCAGCGCCTTGTTCCTGATCGTGGTCGACATGACCGTGCTCTACACCGCCTTGCCTGCGCTGACGCGCGACTTGCAGGCTACTTCCTCGCAAAAACTGTGGATCATCAACGTGTACGCGCTGGTTGTCTCCGGTCTGCTGCCCGGCCTCGGCACCCTCGGTGACCGCTTGAGCCACAAACCCGTTTTCCTTGCCGGCCTGGCCGTGTTCGGCATCGCCTCGCTGTGCGCCGCGTTTTCGCCCGCGCCGGAACTGTTGATTTTTTCGCGCATCCTGCTGGCCATCGGCGCCGCCTTGATGATGCCGGCCACCTTGTCCATCATTCGCCTGACCTTTACGGACAACCGCGAGCGCTCGTTCGCCATCGGCGTGTGGGCGGCGATTGCCTCCGGCGGCGCCGCGTTTGGCCCCGTGCTCGGCGGTTTCCTGATGGAACATTACTGGTGGGGTTCCGTCTTCCTGATCAACGTGCCCATCGTGCTGCTGACCCTGGTGCTGGCCGCCGTTGTCCTGCCGAAACGGGCCGGTAACCGCGACAAACCGTGGGATTTGAAGGGTTCTTTGCAAATCATGATGGGTCTGCTTGGTGGCGTGTATGCGATCAAGGAACTGGGCAAGTCGCAGCCGTCGTATGCGCTGGCCGCCGCTTCGTTCGCCGTCGGCGCCTTCTTCATGCTCAAATTCGTGCGCCGTCAGAAGCGGCAAGCCAAGCCGCTGATCGACTTCGCCCTGTTCCGCGAACTGCCGTTTTCCAGCGCCGTGGCCGCCGCCATGGTGGCGTCCGCCGCCCTGATCGGCATGGAACTGGCGCTGAGCCAGCACATGCAGTTGGTGCGTGAGTTATCTCCGCTGGAAGCGGGTCTGCTGTTGTTGCCGCTGCCGCTGGCGTCCGTGTTTGCGGGGCCGCTGACGGGTTTCATGCTGCCGCGCGCCGACAAGGCCAAGGTACTGTGGGGTTCGCTGCTGCTGTCCGGTATCGGCATGGCAGCGTATCTGGTGCTGCATGACGCCGCCGTCTCGGCGCAAGTGGCCAGCCTGGTAATTTTAGGCCTGGGCCTGGGCGCCGTCATGACGGCCGCATCGAGCGCCGTGATGCTCAACGTGGCGCCCCAGCAAGCGGGCATGGCCGCCTCGATCGAGGAAGTGTCGTATGAACTGGGCGCCGTGATCGGCGTGACGGTGCTGGGCACGATTTTGTCGGCCGTCTACAGCGCCACCCTGGTGATCCCGGAAAGCGCTGGCCTGTTGCCGAACGCCCACGACACCCTCGATGCGGCGCTGCTGGCCGCAGAGCAATTGCCGGCCGAACTGGGCTTGCAAGTGTCGGAACTGGCCCGCTCGGCCTTCGACAAGGCATTCATTGTCGTGCTGGCTACGGCTTCCGCCATCCTGATGGCGGCCGCGGCCACCATCCGCCACCTGCATCTGCGGGCGCGCCGGGCAGCTTGA